From the Thermoanaerobacterium sp. PSU-2 genome, the window CATCCGGCTATGCTTACTTTTATATGATAATCACTTGGAAAGATGATTTTTTCAATTTTTCTTGCAAGTGATGTTGTGTCTATATTTGCCTTTATGCAATGTTTATTTCCTATGCAAGCCATAATGTTTCTAGAACCTATCGTTGGATATCCATTGTCATCTACTTCCATGTCAACACCACAAAGGTCTACTTCTATCTCTTTAATAAACGTCTTTATATACTTATTGACTTCATCGATATATTCATACTTTATTCCAGGTATTGATAAAGTTTGTCTAACGCCAAGATGAAATTGTCCATTTCCCCATGTTTTTGCAATATGCTCTACATATGACAGATATTTAGCATCCATTACACCGCCTGGAACGCGCATCTGCAGCATGAATTCACCGCGGACTTTCGATTGCCTGTAACAATTTCTGCGGACTTTTTTTACATCTATATCATAGTTCATTACATACACCTCCACATTTAATCAAGTAAATCCTTCGCTTTTGTGTAGTTAAAAACAGGACCTTCGAGGCAAACATACGTCTCGTTTATCTTGCAGTGACCACATTTTCCAATTCCGCAAGACATCTTTCTCTCAAAGGAAACCCAAATTTTATCTTCTGGTACCCCATTTTTCAATAATTCTAATGCTGTAAAATGCATCATCACTGGCGGACCAACGACAATGACATTGTAATCACCAAAGCTATCAAATGGTATTTTACTTATATGCTCTGTAACCAAGCCAACTTCAAATCCATCGACTTTTTTCTTATCAAGAGTATATATGGTGTTAAATTTTGTCTTAAAATTATTTAAATCGTCTTTAAACAAGACGCTATTTTCATCTTTAAAACCTGCTATAAAGTGTAGTGATTTTATTTCTTCCGAATTATCATAAAAATACTTAAGTAAGCTTCTAACAGGCGATACACCTGTACCACCAGCTATAACAACTAAGTCTTTTCCTTTATATTTGTTAACAGGGAATGAATTACCATAAGGTCCTCTCATGAATATCTTATCGCCAGGAGATAAGTTAAATATCTCATTTGTTACTTTTCCTACTTTTCTTATAGTAAATTCCATCCAATTGTCACCCATAGCGCTTATCGATATAGGTGCTTCACCTATCTTTGGAATGGAAATCTGAAAGAACTGCCCATGCTCTGCTTTTACATCAACTTCAACTCTAAATGTGTATTCCAAATTCGTCTCATGAACTATTTCAAGTATCTTATATGGCTTAGGCATGAAAATATTATTCATTTATGCTGCCTCCTTTACCCGACTTCAACTTTTCAACTTCATCGTATAAGCGATTTATCGTTGTCGAAAAGGATATTAACTCTGGACATCTTTCATCACAGCGACCACAACCGACACACATGTTTTCCGTTTTAAAGCGAGCTTTATAATCATATACTTTATGAAGTGTACGGAATCTCATCCTTTCACCGGCAGTTTTTCTAAATACATGACCACCCGCCATCTCTGTAAAATCCTTGTGCATACAGCTTGCCTGCACTCTTCTTCTTTCGCCAACATTTGCATTTTCACTGTAAATTAAATCAACTGTATTAAAACAGCTACATGTTATGCAAGCAGCAGTACAAGCACCGCAGCTTATACAGCGGGAATTAAAGCTTTCCCACATGTCAAGATCATATACTTTTTTAAGTAGATCTGTATTGTCTATTTCTGGAACATGGACAACCTTCGGATTTGATTTTACGAATTCAGGCTTAAAATCTATTTCTTTCTTATCTTTAAATATGTCAATAAATTCATCATCTTTAACTTCAACCATTACATTATCATTATTAAATCTTATCGCTAGACTATAGTTATCTGTTTTATTGGAGTTCATGGAAACGCAG encodes:
- the asrB gene encoding anaerobic sulfite reductase subunit AsrB, which encodes MNNIFMPKPYKILEIVHETNLEYTFRVEVDVKAEHGQFFQISIPKIGEAPISISAMGDNWMEFTIRKVGKVTNEIFNLSPGDKIFMRGPYGNSFPVNKYKGKDLVVIAGGTGVSPVRSLLKYFYDNSEEIKSLHFIAGFKDENSVLFKDDLNNFKTKFNTIYTLDKKKVDGFEVGLVTEHISKIPFDSFGDYNVIVVGPPVMMHFTALELLKNGVPEDKIWVSFERKMSCGIGKCGHCKINETYVCLEGPVFNYTKAKDLLD
- the asrA gene encoding anaerobic sulfite reductase subunit AsrA; translated protein: MGYLIENKDFDDILNVLKKDYKIYAPKRFEKRGRYSDTDLIRYDEIKSLKDIVYDEKSDFSPKEVIYPITQALFYFTEDEYRESKVFDKKILLFVRACDINGIRRLDTIFLQNGDTEDIYYKRLREKVKFVLMECKDGWDTCFCVSMNSNKTDNYSLAIRFNNDNVMVEVKDDEFIDIFKDKKEIDFKPEFVKSNPKVVHVPEIDNTDLLKKVYDLDMWESFNSRCISCGACTAACITCSCFNTVDLIYSENANVGERRRVQASCMHKDFTEMAGGHVFRKTAGERMRFRTLHKVYDYKARFKTENMCVGCGRCDERCPELISFSTTINRLYDEVEKLKSGKGGSINE